Part of the Mercenaria mercenaria strain notata chromosome 8, MADL_Memer_1, whole genome shotgun sequence genome is shown below.
gaaacaaaataactttATTGTCTTAGCCTTTCGAAACGTGTGTGATAGTTAATCAATTTCTAGTAAAAAAGAAGAACGTTTTTTCTGTTCTGCATTTGTTTCTTATTGTCACCATTTCTTGTGACAAGTTTTTCAAAATTCTGTTTGTAAGTTGTAAAGGTATTGTCCggctaaattttaaaaatccagtGCTAAAAGGAGatgttgaaaaaaatcttttcaaaatggAGTTACGTTTTTTCGCTCTTCACTTTCTCTTGTATTGATTAAGTACAAAATGGGAGATGATTAGGAAAACTATACAAGAtacagttatggttctttgactcTGCATTTGCTTccattttacacaaatttataaagTTCTTCAGAGGTTTTAGATATGAAAAACGTATCACAGACGGACTTCATTTCTATGTCCCTGTCATGCATTCGCGGCGGGGCTATACAACAcaagaaatgagccgcaccatgagaaaaccaacatagtgcatttgcgaccagcacggatccagaccagcctgcgcatccgagcagtctgatcaggaccatgctgttcgctttaaaagccctATTGATTACAGAAACCGTATCCTGGAAACAGctgatcctgaacagactgcgctgttgcgcaggctggtctgaggATCCTGTggcgcaaatgcactatgttggtattctcattgTTGCGCTCAAATTAAGAatcatattcataaaaatatctGCCCAAGCAAGTAAAGAGAATTCACGTATTCCCTTTTTCTCTATTCCTGAAAATACGAATGGAAGAGAAAAGTGCATTGTTCAACAAGGTTTTGTCAATGTATGGCAATGTCATGACTGAGACATAAGACAGAAACTTCATCCTGTTGAAATGACAGAAACATCATCTTGTTGAAATGACAGAAACATCATCCAGTTGAAATGACAGAAACCCCATCCTGTTGAAATGACAGAAACCACATCCTGTTGAAATGACAGAAGCATCATCCTGTTGAAATGACAGAAACATCATCCTGTTGAAATGACAGAAACCACATCCTGTTGAAATGACAGAAACATCATCCTGTTGAAATGACAGAAACATCATCCTGTTGAAATGACAGAAACATCATCTTGTTGAAATGACAGAAAATCGGAATCCCTCCTTGTTGAAATGACAGAAACATCACTAATCCTCTGttgaaatgacagaaaaacatcCATCTTGTTGAAATACAGAACACATCCTGTTGAAATGACAGAAACATCATCCTGTGGTGAAATGACAGAAACATCATCCTGTTTGAAATGACAGAAACATCATCCTGTTGAAATGACAGAAACATCATCCTGTTGAAATGACAGAAACCTCATCCTGTTGAAATGACAGAAACATCATCTTGTTGAAATGACAGAAACATCATCTTGTTGAAATGACAGAAACATCATCCTGTTGAAATGACAGAAACATCATCTTGTTGAAATGACAGAAACATCATCCTGTTGAAATGACAGAAACATCATCCTGTTGAAATGACAGAAGCATCATCTTGTTGAAGTGACAGAAACATCATCCTGTTGAAATGACAGAAGCATCATCCTGTTGAAATGACAGAAACATCATCTTGTTGAAATGACAGTTGTAGAATATCTGTCTTCAGGAGCGGTGAGTTGTATCATTTTGGTGAACGATATCTTTACAGAAGTGCAAAACATATTCTTGTTAATAGTCACGAGAATGTATTTTTTCATCATACTCTGTGGTATCTATTGTGTCTTCAGGATATATCTTCCTGTTTCGATCCTTTCGTCTTTGTCTTGATTCATTGTTAACAACTTGTGAACCATATACACTTGCTGTACTTCCTAAAATATACGCACAAAGCTGTTATATTCTTATGAAAGAATTATTAATAAAGTATATATAAGGTACCAGCACTTTGTTTAGTATTGTTTTGGTATCTTAAAAATCGTTAGATTTCGACACATGAACTGTAATTAAATGGTAGTTAAGATACGCATGCGCTCTCATCAGCATGATTTTTTAATGATAAGGAATCTAGCTCTCTTAGAAGTAAATGAACACTACCTTTTTTAGTCTTTCTTTCAAGATCCTTAACCTTTTCGCGATCTTCCTGTTGCCTTTTATTTGGCTGCATTCTAGAGTGAGCTGGCGTTGCCAGGGAAACACTGGTGAGCGGTATCGAACCCAATGTTACCTCTAGTGGTACTGAAAGTTTTGGCTTAGAATTCCCACTTGGTATAATATCCATCTGATAATAATGGAAAAAAGTCAATTATTGGTATTAGATGAAAGTGAATATAACTTATCATCGTAAAGTACCTGTACGATAATTACTATTAAATTGCGAAAATGGTGTTCTTTAAAAATTGTCGAGTTTCAAGAATGTTACCTTTCTTTCAGTCGTTTcagaaaaaagacaaacaaaaacatGGAAAAGGACTGTAATTTTTAGAATTACATGTAACAGTGTTTTGAAATTACATCTAACAAttatttgagtcgcaccatgagaaaaccaacatagtgcagttGCGACCAGCactgatccagaccagcctgcacatccatgcagtctggtcagggtcaaTGCTGTtaactttcaaagcctattgcaattagagaaaccgttagcgaacagcatggatcctgaccagactgcgcaaatgcactatgttggttttctcatggtgcggctcatttgtgttTTACACTGTTTTAACTTAAGTTCTTTTAAGCCTTATATTATTTAAAGACACTTTAAATATACCTCTAGCATATATCTTATTCCAAATATTTTGCTGGCTGTAACGTTAAATATTTGTTGACGAGGCACTTTCAGTGGTATGTCCGGCCATTCCGTCGTTGAACTGGGTTTCACAGGGCCCCTAACTACCTGACCGAGCACATCACGATGTTTGTGGAACTTATTCTGTGTACGGTAGCCCCGTTCCTGCATGTATACGTTTAGTAATAGAAACTTTTTATCAAGTTTCAAGTGTTACAGTACTGATACAGTCAGTAAAACTATTTAACCATTTACAAACTAGGTTGTTCCGTttaaaaatctagaaatgtaaGTAACAGAAGCTGTTTTTATAGAATTATCTTTATGTTGTACTGGGCATTATTTTAACATATAGTCTCGATAACCAGATAATTTTTTCACGAAAACGTTCTCCTAAATTCATAAAAGTTCATTGaatttttcgcgaaaagtattgttttttctcgaaagttcataaaattttcatagattatcgtatgcagaaatatgccaccataatagTACGCTATGGATATCTTTATTTTCTTGCTGCAGGTAATGGGAACTCACTACGAAAATCACGTACTAAATATCGTAACAGTAAGTTATCTCCCATGAGCTAAAGACCGAAGATTTTGCCGAATGTTTCAGAATGTTACGCACCTGGTACAATGTAAACTTTACAGTTTGAATTGTCCTATTTGAACAGTTTTCTATATCCGCTTGTATATGAATAGTTTCTCCAGGCGTGTAACCGGACCTCGGTAGTCGGAGAAAAGCAACCAGCGGCGGAGATgtacaacaccaacaacaaaagCTTGTGGTTTTCTGGGAATGCATTGGTAGCTGGAAGATTTGAATAAACATCTCAAAGCATATGGCTGGTCAATCTGATAATTCTCTCGCATtcacataaacaaaataaatctacAGCAAAGCAAGACGTAAAGCACCAATATATCACAATCAAACatggaaataaataattttgtgaATATGTCTTCAAACTATCTTGTTCAGTTAGACAGTAATACTCTCCTTactgtttcaataaaatatcaatttaaattgACACGGTACCCCATAAGCATAATCAGGAATTAGAATTGATCTAAATTTGTGGAACTGGGAAAATGTGGCAGTTATGATAACTTACGACTGAATATTAAGAATTCGTCTGCTATCTGTTAGGTAAGACTGAAATAATGCTAACTTACAGTAACATCCGGAAGAATAAGTTGGTTTAGATCTATTGGGTCTACTATGAGGATATCTTGTCTGTCTTGTATATCATGGTTAGTATTCGTATCTTGTTTCAGTCGGACTTCCAGGAAGTACTCTATCTGACACAGGCTGTCTTCGTAGTTGTCAGGTAGTGGCGGCACCAGTTGGAACTTGAACGGAAACTTGTGGACTTCGGCGGGAATCAAACCTGTGACGTATAATTTAGATCATCTTAACGGTTTTGGAATAAATatgtataggttagtgtttattaatgtgtatttacaaagtttaatCAGCTACGAGCGGCTCAGCCGCGAGGCTGATTAAGTTTTGCAAATGCACAGTATTTAgtgtttggaattatttttttattttcggatGACGtcagagaaaataaaatcaataacacaCCTCTTGTCCCTTTTATACACATGACTTACCTGATTAATAAACGACTGCAAGTTAATgctaatttattaaaataaatttcctgaaaatttgaaaagtactgtaatgccattggacaaaaagataatttcaaacactaagccTAGTGAGACTGCCTTATTATGTCATTGTGAGGTATCTAAAGTACTAATGAGTGCCAAATACAAGGGGTTGATCCCGCGATAGAAAGATGAAAGGAAAACGTACCTTTCTTTGACACAAAATGTAGATATCTATAATTATAATACATTATTGTGAATTGAATGTTTTGATTCTTACCaggttcaaaaataaaatttctaatgtTGAAGTATTCCTCCTGGGCTTCATAATGCATTACACCGATACATTTGTCCTGAGCCCCACGCTGCTTCTCCGTCCAGTAAACGCCTGCCCGACCACAAAACTGCAGTAATATTCCTGTAAATATATACTTTGGCACATCAAGTCAGAGTCTTTCTAAAACAGAATGGTGCAGAAACGCGCTGTGTGAACTACACGTTAACTATTGGCACATTGAAGTAGACGAGAACGGACCGTTCGTTTCGACatcttaaatttt
Proteins encoded:
- the LOC123565727 gene encoding arrestin domain-containing protein 3-like, whose translation is MSLEVTHELRDDEEDIGDQSGNVRQLEIVLLNNHNNTYYPGQFVQGHVIVDVKRAFITRGILLQFCGRAGVYWTEKQRGAQDKCIGVMHYEAQEEYFNIRNFIFEPGLIPAEVHKFPFKFQLVPPLPDNYEDSLCQIEYFLEVRLKQDTNTNHDIQDRQDILIVDPIDLNQLILPDVTLPMHSQKTTSFCCWCCTSPPLVAFLRLPRSGYTPGETIHIQADIENCSNRTIQTVKFTLYQERGYRTQNKFHKHRDVLGQVVRGPVKPSSTTEWPDIPLKVPRQQIFNVTASKIFGIRYMLEMDIIPSGNSKPKLSVPLEVTLGSIPLTSVSLATPAHSRMQPNKRQQEDREKVKDLERKTKKGSTASVYGSQVVNNESRQRRKDRNRKIYPEDTIDTTEYDEKIHSRDY